The Solidesulfovibrio sp. genome segment CGAGGACCATGTAGGAGTCGAAATAGAGGACCTTTTCCAGGTCGACCATAGTCATGTCGAGCAGGGTGCCGATCTTCGAGGGCAGGGTCTTGAGGAACCAGATGTGGGCCACGGGCGCGGCCAGTTCGATATGGCCCATGCGCTCGCGGCGCACCTTGGAGGCGATGACCTCGACGCCGCATTTTTCGCAGACGATGCCCCGGTGCTTCATGCGCTTGTACTTGCCGCAGTTGCACTCGTAGTCCTTGACCGGGCCGAAGATCTTGGCGCAGAAAAGCCCGTCGCGTTCGGGCTTGAAGGTCCGGTAGTTGATGGTTTCCGGCTTTTTGACTTCGCCGAAGGACCATTCACGGATTTTTTCCGGCGCGGCGATGGAAATACGGATGGATTTGAGCGTTCGGCTGGACACGGCGGTCTGGCCGAGGCCGCGCATGCTGAACAATTCGTCCAGGGACATACGGTTACCTCGTATGGCGGGAGGGCTTCCCCGCAGCTGGCCCGGCCGGCGCGCCGGCGGGCGGTTGGGACGCGAAGCGTATGTCGAAGGCCCGTGCGACAAGGGGCGGGCGGGTCCGGGGTCGTCCCCCGCCTGCCGCCGACCAGGGGGATCGGCGGCGGCGGCGGGTTCCCGGACGCGCCGCTAGCGTCGCGGCGGGGCCTTAGCGATCTTTTTTTCGTCCTGGATCAGGTCCACGTCGAGGCCCAGGGACATGAGTTCCTTGACCAGGACGTTGAAGGACTCGGGCAAGCCGGCTTCCAGGAAATTGTCACCTTTGACGATCTTCTCGTACATCTTGACGCGGCCGCCCACATCGTCGGACTTGACGGTCAAAAACTCCTGCAAGAGGTAGGAAGCGCCGTAGGCCTCGAGCGCCCAGACTTCCATTTCACCCAGGCGCTGGCCGCCGAACTGGGCCTTGCCGCCGAGCGGCTGCTGGGTGACCAGGGAGTACGGGCCGGTGGAGCGGGCGTGGATCTTCTCGTCGACCAGGTGGTGGAGCTTGAGCATGTACATGCAGCCCACGGTGACGGGACGGTGGAAGGCCTCGCCGGTGCGGCCGTCGTAGAGGGTGACCTTGCCGTCCTCGGGGAGTCCCGCCTGTTTGAGCCAGCCCCACATCTCGTCCTCGGTGGCCCCGTCGAAGACCGGGGTCTTGGCCACGATGCCCTTGCCCAGGCCCTTGAGGGCCTTCCTGAGTTCGTCGTCGGTCATGTCGTCGATGAGCGCCCCGGTTTCGGCGTCGGAGAACACGGCCTTGGCGTCGGCGCGCACGCCCTCCATGGCCTTGCCGGAATCGATGAGCGTGGCCAGCTGCTTGCCGAGCTCCATGCCGGCCCAGCCGAGGTGGGTCTCCATGATCTGGCCGATGTTCATGCGCGACGGCACGCCCAGGGGGTTGAGCACGATGTCGACAGGCCTGCCGTCGGCGAAAAAGGGCATGTCCTCTTCCGGCAGGATGCAGGAAACGACGCCCTTGTTGCCGTGGCGGCCGGCCATCTTGTCGCCCACGTTGAGCTTTCTTTTGACGGCCACGTAGACCTTGACCATCTTGATGACGCCGGGAGGCAGGTCGTCGCCTTCGGTGGCCTTCTCGCGCTTCTGGTCGTAGACGGCTTTGACGAAATGCACGTGGCGGTCGTACTCGTCCAGGACCTCGGCCACGGCCTCGTTGGTCTCCTTGGAGGCGAAGATGCCCGAGAGCTTTTTGAGCGGCAGGGCTTCCAGCACTTCCAGGGTGATGGGATGGTTGGCCTCGAGGAGGACTTCGCCCTTTTTGGCGCCCTTGATGGTCTGGAAGACGGACTTGCCCTGGACCAGCGGCCAGATGCGGCGGCGCATGTTGGTGGCCATGGCCTCGATGTGCTGGCCTTCCTTGATGTCCAGGCGGGCGAGCTCGAAGTCCTCGATCTGGCGGGTGCGGTCGTCCTTCTCGCCGGAGCGGCGGTTGAACACGCGCACGTCGATGACCGTGCCCTCGATTCCGGGCGGGACCTTCAGCGAGGTGTTCTTGACGTCGCGGGCCTTGTCGCCGAAAATGGCGCGCAGGAGCTTTTCCTCCGGGGTCAGCTGGGTCTCGCCCTTGGGCGTGATCTTGCCGACCAGGATGTCGTCCGGGGCGACCTTGGCGCCGATGCGGATGATGCCGCAGTCGTCGAGGTCGTTGAGCATTTCCTCGCCGACGTTGGGGATGTCGCGGGTGATCTCCTCGGGCCCGAGCTTGGTGTCGCGGGCCACGACCTCGAATTCCTCGATGTGCACCGAGGTGAAGGTGTCCTCGCGCACGGTCTTTTCGGCGATGAGGATGGAGTCTTCGTAGTTGTAGCCGCACCAGGGCATGAAGGCGACCAGGAGGTTCTTGCCGAGGGCCAGCTCGCCGTCGCGGATGCCCGGGCCGTCGGCCAGCACGTCGCCCTTGCCCACCCGCTGGCCCACGCGCACGCGGGGCACCTGGCCGAAGCAGGTGTTCTGGTTGGACTTGTGGTGCTTTAAGAGCTCGTAGGTGCGGGCGCCGCCGGTATCCGGGGCGAAGTCGCCGTCGTAGCAGACGATGACGCGCTCGGCGTCGGCGTAGTGGACCACGCCCGGAGCTTCGGCCAAAAGGCACGAGCCCGAGTCCTTGGCCACCGGGCCTTCCATGCCCGTGCCGACCAGCGGCTGTTCGCAGCGCAAAAGCGGCACGGCCTGGCGCTGCATGTTGGAGCCCATGAGCGCGCGGTTGGCGTCGTCGTGCTCCAGGAACGGAATGAGCGCGGCCGAGACGGACACGATCTGGCTCGGCGAGATGTCCATGAGCGTAATCTGCTCGCGCGGGGTCATGATCGGGTCGCCTTTGATACGGCAGCCGACCATGGGATGGACGAAGCGGGCGTCCTCGTCGAGCTCGGCGTTGGCCCCGGCGATGACCTCGTCGATCTCGCGGGTGGCGTCGAGGTAGACCACCTCGTCGGTCACCCGGGAGTCGCGCACGACCCGGTACGGCGTCTCGATGAAGCCGAAATCGTTGACCTTGGAGTGGGTGGTCAGGGACACGATAAGGCCGATGTTCGGGCCTTCCGGCGTTTCGATGGGGCAGATGCGGCCGTAGTGGGAGGTGTGCACGTCGCGGACCTCGAAGCCGGCCCGCTCGCGGGTAAGGCCGCCCGGGCCAAGGGCCGACAGGCGGCGCTTGTGGGTGACCTCGGACAGCGGGTTGGTCTGGTCCATGAACTGGGAAAGCTGGGAGGTGCCGAAGAATTCCTTGAGCACCGCGGCCACGGGCTTGGGGTTGATGAGGTCGTGGGGCATGAGCGTGGCCACTTCCTGGAGGCTCATGCGTTCCTTTATGGCCCGTTCCATGCGCACCAGGCCGATGCGGTACTGGTTTTCCACCAGCTCGCCCACGGGGCGCACCCGGCGGTTGCCCAGGTGGTCGATGTCGTCGGCCGGGCCGTGGGAGTCCTTGAGGAAGGTCAGGTGCTTGACGGCCTTGAGGATGTCGTCGTTGGCCAGGGTGCGGAAATCCAGCGGCTGGTCGATCTTCAGGCGCGCGTTGAGCTTGTAGCGGCCCACGGGCGACAGGTCGTAGTAGTCCGGGTTGCGGAAGAGGTTTTCGAAGAAGTTGGCCGCGATTTCCGGGGTCGGCGGCGAGGACGGGCGCAACCGGCGGTAGATTTCGACCTGGGCGGTGATGGTGTCCGTGGTCTTGTCCAGGACCAGGGTGTCGCGAATGGACGACGAGGTGTCCACGCCGCGCGTGTGCAGCACGGGCAGGTCGCTGATGCCGGCGTCCTTGAGCTTTTCCACCACGTCCGGGGTCAGTTCGTCGGCGGCCTCGACCAGGACCTCGCCCGTGGCCGGGTCGGCGATGTCCTCGGCCAGAAACAGTCCCGTCAGGGTGGTGGGATCGACCTCGATCCTCTCGACACCCGCTTCGAGCATCAGCCGCCAGGCCCGCTTGGTGATGGGCTTGTCCACGGCCACGATGGTCTTGCCCTCGGCGTCGCGCACCTCGGCGTAGGCCTTTTCCTTGCGGTAGAAATCCGGGTGGACCTGGCGGTAGACCCGGGGGCCGTCCACGGTGAAGTGCTCGATCTCGTAGAAATAGCGCAGGATGTCGACGCGCGACATGCCCATGGCCTTGAACAGGATGGTGGCGGGCATCTTGCGGCGCCGGTCGATGCGCACGTAGAGGATGTCCTTGTGGTCGTAGTCGAAATCGAGCCAGGAGCCGCGCATGGGGATGACGCGGCAGGAATAGAGCACCTTGCGGCTGGTGTGGCTCTTGCCGGAGTCGTGCTCGAAAATGATGCCGGGCGAGCGCTGGAGCTGGTTGACGATGACGCGCTCGGTGCCGTTGATGATGAACGTGCCCTTTTCGGTCATCAGCGGCACGGTGCCGAAATAGATGACCTGCTCCTTGATGTCGCGGATGGTCCGGTTTTCCGTTTCCTCGTCCACGTCGTAGACGACGAGGCGGACCTTGATGCGCAGCGGTGCCTCGTAGGTGAGGCCTTTGGCGATGCACTCGGGAACGTCGTATTTCGGCTCGCCGATTTCGTAGCTGACGTATTCCAGCGAGGCCGTTCGATTGAAGTCCTCGATGGGAAAGACCGAGCGGAACACACCCTCGAGCCCGGCGTCCTCGCGGCTGGCCGGCGGGACATCCTTTTGCAGAAACAGCTCGTAGGAGTCGATCTGCAGGTTGAGCAGATGGGGAATGGTCAGCGTTTTGACGATCTTGCCGAAATGTTTGGTCAGCTGGGCCATTTTTTCCTCTGTGGCAGGGCTGCGACGTTTCTGATCCGGGGCCTGGTGACGCCCCTCATCGGCCTTGCGAAGCGCGCATCGCGCCGGTTACGCCCCTGCCGGGCCGAGTGGTCCGACCGGGGCCTCGGAAAGCGGGTCAAAGACAAAAAAGGGGAAAAGAGCGCCCCGCCCCTGTGAGGAGGGGGCGCTCTTTTCCGTATGAAACGAAAGCGCGCGGCGCTTACTTGATCTCGCAGGTCGCTCCGGATTCATCCAGCTGCTTCTTGGCGTCCTCGGCCTCGGCCTTGGACACGGCTTCCTTGATGGTGGAGGGCAACTCGTCGACCTTGGCCTTGGCTTCCTTGAGGCCCAGGCCGGTCAGGGCGCGCACGACCTTGATGACGGCGATCTTGTTGCCGCCGGCGCTGGTCAGCACGACGTCGAACTCGGTCTTTTCCTCTTCGGCCGGAGCGGCCTCGCCGCCGGCGGCGGGCGCGGCCATCATCATGCCCATGGCCGGGGCGGCGGCGGAGACGCCGAACTTCTCCTCAAGCTCCTTGATGAACTGGGAGAGCTCGAGAACGGTCATATTGGCAATGAAATCGACAACCTGCTCTTTGGTGATCTCGGACATGAAATGGTTCCTCCTCAAACGTTCGCTTTGGCGAAAGCCTTCTTAGGCGGCTTCCTTTTTTTCCTTGATGGCCGACAGGGCGTACAGCATGCCGCGAATGACGTTCGCGAACAAGCCGACGAAATTGGTGGGGACGGCGTTCATGGTGCCGAGCGTCCTGGCCAGCATTTCGGGTCTGCTCGGGAGCTTGGACAGATCGGCGACGCCCTGGGCGTCGATGATCTTGCCGGACAGGCTCGCCAGCTTGACCGCGAACTTCTTGCTGGTCTTGGCGTACTCCACAAGGACCTTGGCCGCGACGACCGGGTCGTCGTACCCGAAGGCAACAGCGTTGTTTTCCTTCAGATGGTCCTTGAGGGCGTCGTGTGTGCCGCCTTTCACCGCCAGCCGGGCCAGGGTGTTCTTCACGACTTGGTAGTCGATCCCCGCGGCGCGGAGCTTGACGCGCAAATCCGTCAGCTCCTCGACCGTCATGCCCCGAAAGTCGGTGACCACCGCAATGCCGGCCCGGTCCGCCTTGGCGCGCAGTTTTTCGATGATCTCGTTTTTTTGCGCACGTTGCACGGTACCTACCTCCACATGCGGGTTGGAGGGCCTTCAAGGGAGCCAAAGCCGGGTCTCGGCGGGAAATTAAGGGGAACGTCCCCACCCGCTGTCTCTGACTCGCCTTCCATGCCCTGTTGTATATCGAAAAATCGTCCCCGGCCAAAGGACGTACCTCTGGCCCGGGACAACGGCTTACGGTTTCGCGCGGGCGATCAGCCCTCGAGGAACTTGCGTACGGACTGGGTGTCCACCTTGATGCCCGGGCCCATGGTGGTGGCCAGGGCCATGGCCTGCAGGTAGGTCCCCTTGGCGGCCGAGGGTTTGAGCCGCATGACCGTGTCGATCAGCGCCCGGAAGTTGTCCAGGAGCTTCTCGGGGCCAAAGGACCGCTTGCCCAGCGGCACATGCAGCACGCCGGCCTTGTCCACCTTGAACTCGACCTTGCCGGCCTTGAGTTCCTTGACGGCCGTGGCGATGTCGAAGGAGACGGTGCCGGTCTTGGCGTTGGGCATGAGCCCCCGGGGGCCGAGGATCTTGCCGATCTTGCCCACGGTGGCCATCATGTCCGGGGTGGCGACGGCCTTGTCGAAGTCCAGGAAGCCGCCCTTGATCCGCTCGATGAGCTCGTCGCTGCCGGTGAAGTCGGCCCCGGCCTCGCGGGCCTCGGCCTCCTTGTCGCCCTTGCAGAAGGCGAGCACGCGCACGGTCTTGCCCAGCCCATGGGGAAGGGACACCGCGCCGCGCACCATCTGGTCGGAATACTTGGGGTTGACACCCAGGCACAAGGCCACGTCAACGGTCTCGTCAAAGGCGGCCACGCCCGTCTTCACGGTCAGGGCCATGGCCTCGTTGACATCGTATTTCGCCTGGAGATCGATGTCCTGGACCGCTTCGCGGTATTTCTTGCCGTGTTTGGCCATTTTGAAAATTCCTCTTGCGCGCGCGCCGGTTAGACGATCTCGATACCCATGCTGCGGGCGGTGCCGGAGATGGAGCGGCAAGCCGACTCCAGGTCCTTGGCCGACATGTCCACCAGCTTGAGCTTGGCGATTTCCTCGATCTGGTCCTTGGTGACCTTGCCCACCTTGTTCTTGTTGGGCTCGCCCGAGCCCTTCTCGATCTTGGCGGCCTTGACCAGAAGCACGGACGCCGGAGGAGTCTTGGTGACGAAGGTGAAGGAACGGTCGGCGTAGATGGTGATCAAGGCCGGAATGATGGTGCCTTTCTGCTCCATGGTCCGGGCGTTGAACGCCTTGCAGAATTCCATGATGTTGACGCCGTGCTGGCCGAGCGCGGGACCGACCGGGGGGGACGGGTTGGCGGAACCGGCCGGAAGCTGCAGCTTGACCTTGGCGGTGATCTTCTTGGCCATTTCAAATATCCTTCAAAAAGAGGGCAAAGCCCCTAGTTTTTGCTCACCTGGACGAAATCCAGCTCCACCGGCGTCTGGCGGCCGAAGATGGAAACCGAAACGCGAAGCTTGCCCTTGTCGTAGTTGACGTCTTCCACGACACCGTTGAATCCCCCGAAGGGGCCGTCGATGACGCGGACGTCGTCGCCCCGCTCGAAATGGTATTTGGGCCGGGGCTGCTCCTGGCGGCTGACCATGAGGCTCAGGATCTTGTCCGCCTCGCTGTCGCGCATGGGGGTCGGCTGGTTCTTGCCGCCGATGAAACCCGTGACGCGGGGAATGGACTGGACCAGATGCCAGGAGTTGTCGTTCATGGACATCTTGACCATGACGTAACCGGGATAGAACTTGCGCGTGGAGGTCTTCTTCTCGCCCTTGACCAGTTCGATGACCTTCTCGGTGGGAACGACCACTTCCTCGATGCTCCCGCCGTCCTGTCCCGTGCGCATCATTTCGCGGATGGTCTGCTCCACCCTGTTCTCGAAACCGGAATAGGTGTGGACGATGTACCATCTGGCCGGGGCGCGCTCTCCGCCGGAATCTTCGTTTGCTGCCATGACCGATCCCGTTACGAGAGGATGAACGCCACGAGCCTGGAAAGGACCATGTCGACGACGCCGAGGTAGATGGCCATGACCACGCTGAAGATCAGGACCGCGATGCCGGTCTTGATCGTTTCCTGCCGCGTAGGCCAGGTGACCTTCTTGAGCTCGACCTTGGACTGCTCGAAGAATTCCTTGGCCGACTCGATGCGGGCGACAATGCCCGTCTTCTGCCCGGCCGCCGCCTCGCCGCCCTTGGCCTTGGCCGGAATCACCTTGGCCTTGCCCGGCTTGTCGCCCTGGGGATCGGTCGGCGCGCCTGGGGTCGCCTGTGTCTTTTCTTTGGCCATGACCTACGCCTTACTCGAAAATGGCAGGGCAGGAGGGATTCGAACCCCCAGCCCTCGGATTTGGAGTCCGATGCTCTACCGTTGGAGCTACTGCCCTGCGTTGAACCCGGCGCCTCGTTACTTCGTTTCCCGGTGGACCGTGTGCTTATGGTCGAACGGGCAGTACTTCTTGACCTCGAGGCGGCCAGTGGTATTTTTCTTGTTCTTTTCCGTGGCGTAGTTCTTACGCTTGCACTCGGTGCATTGCAGCTGGATGTTGATGCGCATGCCTTACTCCACGATTTCCGACACGACGCCGGCGCCAACGGTACGGCCGCCTTCGCGGATGGCGAAGCGCAGGCCCTTTTCCATGGCGATGGGCGCGATCAGTTCC includes the following:
- the rpoB gene encoding DNA-directed RNA polymerase subunit beta, translated to MAQLTKHFGKIVKTLTIPHLLNLQIDSYELFLQKDVPPASREDAGLEGVFRSVFPIEDFNRTASLEYVSYEIGEPKYDVPECIAKGLTYEAPLRIKVRLVVYDVDEETENRTIRDIKEQVIYFGTVPLMTEKGTFIINGTERVIVNQLQRSPGIIFEHDSGKSHTSRKVLYSCRVIPMRGSWLDFDYDHKDILYVRIDRRRKMPATILFKAMGMSRVDILRYFYEIEHFTVDGPRVYRQVHPDFYRKEKAYAEVRDAEGKTIVAVDKPITKRAWRLMLEAGVERIEVDPTTLTGLFLAEDIADPATGEVLVEAADELTPDVVEKLKDAGISDLPVLHTRGVDTSSSIRDTLVLDKTTDTITAQVEIYRRLRPSSPPTPEIAANFFENLFRNPDYYDLSPVGRYKLNARLKIDQPLDFRTLANDDILKAVKHLTFLKDSHGPADDIDHLGNRRVRPVGELVENQYRIGLVRMERAIKERMSLQEVATLMPHDLINPKPVAAVLKEFFGTSQLSQFMDQTNPLSEVTHKRRLSALGPGGLTRERAGFEVRDVHTSHYGRICPIETPEGPNIGLIVSLTTHSKVNDFGFIETPYRVVRDSRVTDEVVYLDATREIDEVIAGANAELDEDARFVHPMVGCRIKGDPIMTPREQITLMDISPSQIVSVSAALIPFLEHDDANRALMGSNMQRQAVPLLRCEQPLVGTGMEGPVAKDSGSCLLAEAPGVVHYADAERVIVCYDGDFAPDTGGARTYELLKHHKSNQNTCFGQVPRVRVGQRVGKGDVLADGPGIRDGELALGKNLLVAFMPWCGYNYEDSILIAEKTVREDTFTSVHIEEFEVVARDTKLGPEEITRDIPNVGEEMLNDLDDCGIIRIGAKVAPDDILVGKITPKGETQLTPEEKLLRAIFGDKARDVKNTSLKVPPGIEGTVIDVRVFNRRSGEKDDRTRQIEDFELARLDIKEGQHIEAMATNMRRRIWPLVQGKSVFQTIKGAKKGEVLLEANHPITLEVLEALPLKKLSGIFASKETNEAVAEVLDEYDRHVHFVKAVYDQKREKATEGDDLPPGVIKMVKVYVAVKRKLNVGDKMAGRHGNKGVVSCILPEEDMPFFADGRPVDIVLNPLGVPSRMNIGQIMETHLGWAGMELGKQLATLIDSGKAMEGVRADAKAVFSDAETGALIDDMTDDELRKALKGLGKGIVAKTPVFDGATEDEMWGWLKQAGLPEDGKVTLYDGRTGEAFHRPVTVGCMYMLKLHHLVDEKIHARSTGPYSLVTQQPLGGKAQFGGQRLGEMEVWALEAYGASYLLQEFLTVKSDDVGGRVKMYEKIVKGDNFLEAGLPESFNVLVKELMSLGLDVDLIQDEKKIAKAPPRR
- the rplA gene encoding 50S ribosomal protein L1 produces the protein MAKHGKKYREAVQDIDLQAKYDVNEAMALTVKTGVAAFDETVDVALCLGVNPKYSDQMVRGAVSLPHGLGKTVRVLAFCKGDKEAEAREAGADFTGSDELIERIKGGFLDFDKAVATPDMMATVGKIGKILGPRGLMPNAKTGTVSFDIATAVKELKAGKVEFKVDKAGVLHVPLGKRSFGPEKLLDNFRALIDTVMRLKPSAAKGTYLQAMALATTMGPGIKVDTQSVRKFLEG
- the rpmG gene encoding 50S ribosomal protein L33 — its product is MRINIQLQCTECKRKNYATEKNKKNTTGRLEVKKYCPFDHKHTVHRETK
- the rplJ gene encoding 50S ribosomal protein L10, whose amino-acid sequence is MQRAQKNEIIEKLRAKADRAGIAVVTDFRGMTVEELTDLRVKLRAAGIDYQVVKNTLARLAVKGGTHDALKDHLKENNAVAFGYDDPVVAAKVLVEYAKTSKKFAVKLASLSGKIIDAQGVADLSKLPSRPEMLARTLGTMNAVPTNFVGLFANVIRGMLYALSAIKEKKEAA
- the rplL gene encoding 50S ribosomal protein L7/L12; translation: MSEITKEQVVDFIANMTVLELSQFIKELEEKFGVSAAAPAMGMMMAAPAAGGEAAPAEEEKTEFDVVLTSAGGNKIAVIKVVRALTGLGLKEAKAKVDELPSTIKEAVSKAEAEDAKKQLDESGATCEIK
- the secE gene encoding preprotein translocase subunit SecE; this encodes MAKEKTQATPGAPTDPQGDKPGKAKVIPAKAKGGEAAAGQKTGIVARIESAKEFFEQSKVELKKVTWPTRQETIKTGIAVLIFSVVMAIYLGVVDMVLSRLVAFILS
- the nusG gene encoding transcription termination/antitermination protein NusG; this translates as MAANEDSGGERAPARWYIVHTYSGFENRVEQTIREMMRTGQDGGSIEEVVVPTEKVIELVKGEKKTSTRKFYPGYVMVKMSMNDNSWHLVQSIPRVTGFIGGKNQPTPMRDSEADKILSLMVSRQEQPRPKYHFERGDDVRVIDGPFGGFNGVVEDVNYDKGKLRVSVSIFGRQTPVELDFVQVSKN
- the rplK gene encoding 50S ribosomal protein L11 — encoded protein: MAKKITAKVKLQLPAGSANPSPPVGPALGQHGVNIMEFCKAFNARTMEQKGTIIPALITIYADRSFTFVTKTPPASVLLVKAAKIEKGSGEPNKNKVGKVTKDQIEEIAKLKLVDMSAKDLESACRSISGTARSMGIEIV